Part of the Acomys russatus chromosome 19, mAcoRus1.1, whole genome shotgun sequence genome, CTGATAATGTTCCATCCCTCCCTCGCTCGAGGCTAGTGCCGAGGAGTGGAGAAGAGAGTCTCAAAGCTGGGCAGGTCCCAGCAAAAGCAACGTGATCGCCCTGGGGGGGCCAGATGAgaacagagaagggaagggaacccAGACGGAACTGCCCACATTGACTGACGTGTCCCAGAGGCTAGAGTCAGAAGCAAGGGCGCAAGCGCACGGATCATGCTGTCCGCTGAGGAGTGGGGCAGGCAGGGCGAGGGCAGAGGCGGGCAGAAAGCGATGCCAAGTCACCACGGAGGGGCAGGAGGTGCCCGCTGCGTGCTCTGTGCGGCGGCCCATATAAGTGTTTATTGCAGGTTGGTTTTTGTGAGCATGGTGGGGTttgtctcccctctccccacccttttGTTGGCCCGGCATGTTTGGGACAAAAACCAAAGTTTTAAGGGGTATAAAGGGgcaagggtaaaaaaaaaaagaaagaaagaaaaagaaaaggaaaaagatcacCAGCACATTACACAGCGACCATCCCCTCATCCGGTCCTGGACCAGCCCTGAACTGGGCAGGCGGCTGGGGATGCCATAGGGGAGCGGCATGGGATGTTAGCACCAGGTATTTACAGAACAGCGTGAGATCGCTGGAGGGATGAGGGCCAATGGCAGCCCCCTGCCCAGCCTGACCTCAGAAAGCCAACCAGATGGTTTCAGAACAGCGCCAGCGAGACCCGAGTGCCGTCCGCTCTGCCCATCCCCCTCcagcagtaaaaataaaaagcatgttaGCTTCCAAGGCCTTCCTGCCCCCTTtctaccctctcccctcccccatcctggtCACCGCCACACTTTCCTCGACACCCTCAGTCCTGGAACAACCCCTCCTCTTCTTGACACCCTGCCCCACAGGCTGCTGGGTTTGCACACAGAATCACAGGGCTGGGGTGCATGCGACAGTGGCAGAGGACAGGCTCCTCCACTTGGCGAAggcctcactcccctcccctctgggaAGGGACAGGACTGGAGGCCACCCCAGCACCCAAAGAaggacaaacaaaaggaaacaaaccaaaaccaaaaccaaaaccaaaacaaaaaaaacagaggagAGCCATCCGGGCTGGATAAGGAGGGCAGAGGCTCCCCAGGGCAACGGAGTTCACCTTATGAATGCATCAGGCCTGGAAAATGGGaatggaagggggaaggggaaaggggggaggcCAAAGGAAGCAATGAGGGACATGGAGGGACAgtcaggaggagggagaaagagcagtCATGCAGCTTGGGACAAATCTTTTTGTTGCTTTATCGGATTCTCTGTCAATCAATTGGTGTTTGCTAGAACCGGGTACGCAGGGGGAGTGTTGAAGAGAGAAGAGCGCGAGAAGAGATCAGGAGGAGCCGGGCATGGCCAGCTGCCCGGGCCTTCACTTCGCAGTCATCATCTGTACAAACTCTGCCAAGGAGATGCGGAGGGGGAGTTGAGCCCTCACAGGCTGAGCCCCTGCTGGTCCCCTAGCTCCCTCCCGGGGCCTGCAGGAtgctccacatgtgtgcacaggcgcACCACAACTCACCTTCATAGTTGACCTGGCCGTCTCCGTCGATGTCAGCCTCTCGGATCATCTCATCCACTTCCTCATCCGTTAGCTTCTCCCCCAGGTTCGTCATGACATGACGCAGCTCAGCGGCGCTGATGTAGCCATTCCCATCCTGGAGGGTTTGGGGGACAGAGGCTTGCCACTGAGGCCCCCAACCCCTGGTGGGAGAGCTGTTGCAGGCAGGGAGTGCTAACCGCCTCCCCCACCACAGACTGGGGCTCTGCCTTTGCGGTTTGGCAGCCGCCACAGGGCTGCTTACCTTGTCAAAGACACGGAAGGCCTCTCGTATCTCCTCTTCGCTGTCTGTGTCCTTCATCTTCCTGGCCATCATGGTCAGGAACTCTGGGAAGTCAATGGTCCCATTGCCtagaagaggggaagaagggagctgTCACCCAGAGGCCTCTAGAGAGTTCGTTCCCCGAGCCACCGAGCGAGCAGTGCGTGGGGCTCACCGTCAGCGTCCACCTCGTTGATCATGTCCTGTAGCTCAGCCTCAGTGGGGTTCTGCCCCAGCGATCTCATCACAGTCCCCAACTCCTTGGTAGTGATGGTGCCATCTCCGTCTTTGTCAAAGAGGGAGAAGGCTTCCTTGAActctggaaaaggaaaggaacGTGCCAGGAGTCAAAAAGGCTAAGGTCACCCATGTGcaggtggagtgtgtgtgtgtgtgtgtgggggggagtcgAAGGAGTCAGGCCTCCCCTCTCCTTGATGTACCCCCCCTTCTTTCATACTCTACTCTCCATATAGCATGAGAAGCTTTATCTCCTCAGCCCATGTAGCTGAGCAACCTGGCCTGGCAGCTGTGCCCCGCTGACCACCCTGTTTCTCCTTGGTCCCTGGCTCTGGTGCCTCTCTCTCAAATGATGCGCTGGACCAAAGTGATGGAGTGGGTCCAGGCAAGCAAGACCACTCTTCACCTGAAGTTCAGTAGCCAAGGCCAAttggcaggaggggaggggaaagggaggctACAGAGGCTTCTGGCCAGCCTCAAAAGGAAATGCGGCATCAGATTCCTTCTGTTGGGCACTGCCAGCCCAGTCCCCGGCTGTGGGCACTACCGGCTTCTTGAGGAGCCAAGCCCGTGGGGGCAGCGACATGTGGGGGTGGTCCACAGCAGGGCTTGGCTGATAGGCAGTGCTTGGGGTTGAGGGGGTGGGAGGCAAAGGGGGATGGCTGCCAAGTCAGGAGGACGAGGAGCGTGGTGCTGCGTGGGAAGGCCACAGCTGGGGCCGCatcaggagaggggagagaagcatGTGGCTCCTGCCCTCCCACTGGGCCCACTTTGGCACCcagagctccccacccccaaaccctctGAGAACAGATGCCTGGCAGCCTGTTCCCAGAGGGtgtgggctgggggtggtggaggggtgtGGTGGACGTGTTGCTAATGGGCACACAGTGAAAAATGAGGTGTTTGTGTTACAGGAGGGCCAGGATGGGGATggcaggtggggtgggaaggaCACGCACTGCTGCTGGCCAGCTGTGAATCTGAACTCTTGTGCTCTGGGGAAACAGTCCCAAGTTTCCTCGGGGACGCAGTCATCTCCCTGTGCTGAGGCCTGGCTGCTGGCAATAGACAGCAGCAGGTCATATGACCCCCAAGCCCGTGAGCAACAAACAAGTTcaattttttaatctttccttgGTGGGTCTCTACCTGTGCAGGGCCAAAGTGTAGACTCTGAGAAAGCAGGTCCATGGCTATCACCTGGTCACAGAGTCAGCAAAGCTAGGAGCAGAGGTTTTTCTTCTTACATCGGTCTCTAATCAGCTTTGTGGTGGTTAGGAGAAACACTGGGAGCTGCCTCAGGCTTTCTAGAAGCATAGGGTGTAGAGGGGCAACACCAGAGACACAGCCTACAGCTCTATTGCTTGGTCCTCTTGCTGGTCTTCCAGGGGCTTGGGTTGGGGGCATGGCCACAAAATTAAATCACTGGGGTTTGGGAGGTGAACAATTATTGTAGATTTATGTGGGACTACTATGCTCCAGGCATAGAAGCAAGGGTGGCGACCAGCAAAATCAAGTCCTATGCTCTAGGAATTGATTCCTGGTCCcggggaagaggaagtgaaaatgGGACACCTGTGGCCCACTGGACAAGCCTGCACCACACAggcaagggagagaaaggggctgACTGCACAAGTTGGGGGTCAAGGAAGGTGAGCTCTGGTAGAGGGCAGGCAAGCTGCCTatctggagacagggcaggaagagggaaaagaagcagTGAGCAAGCAGAGGTAGGAGTGCCCAGCCATCTTCCGGGATCCACAGGAGAGGTAAGGGGGCACGCCTCCTCAGCCTAGCTGGCTGGAACTGGGAGGAACAGCCAAGTAGGTCCTGCATGAGAGGTTTACTTCAAGGCCCCGAGTAAGCTGTGGCAGCACCTGGCTTAGCTCCtcgacacacacacaggcctggcATGAGGTGGTGTGGACACACAGTCCATGAGGTACAGGAGCTAGCTGACATCTGGCCGGGGACAGAGAAGCAAACTCACCTGCGATCTGCTCTTCGGTCAGCTGGTCAgcctggaaaaggaggaaggacagtCTGTCACGGGGCTACCGACCCACCCTAGATGCGGCCTCCTCCCCCCTGCCCAGCCCCCATCTGCTAAGGCCGGCTCCCTAAGGCATTCCTGCCAGGCaagagaagagggtgtcagagtcaGGGGCTGGGATAGTCAGGACTCCCAAAGCACAGGTTAGGGTGGGCTGGCACCACAGGCCTGCCCAGTGCAGGCTGGGAAACATTCGGTGCCAGAGGCAGGGCTGCTCCAGCCCAACCTGGACAGGGTACACATGGCGCTGAGGTTTCACTCTGGGAGCCCCCCAGGGGCTGAAGCAAAAAGCAGCTGCCCTAGAGGCCTCATCAAATGCTCTAGAAGGCTCCAAAGCAAAACAGGCCAGTAGCTGGGTAGGGCGGAGGGAGGCGGTCTGGGGCTATCTTTGCTGGTTTCTCACAGGTCTCCTATGCGGAGGTACGAGGCCCAGGCAGTGTGGCCCCAAATTGCTCGAGGGCCGAAAGAAGCCTGGTGAGGCAAGAGGCTGCCCTGCCCCCTCCCGTGCACCTCAGTTACTTTGGGGGCAAGGGGACCAAGCCCCAAAGGTGGCAAAGGACTAGACCCAGCTTGGGCTTCCACCTGCCAGACTCAGTGCTGCAATTTTTAACCCTTTCAGTCTGGGCTGGCCAGCCATGGCAGAAGATAGCCCTGCCATGTGGGAGAAACACAGCTCTCAGCTCTTCCCTGGTTATCTTTAGGGTGTGTAAGTCCCTGAGGGAGGGgcaaaatgggggtggggggtccgGATCCCACCTTCAAGCTGTGAAGTGATTAATAgggccagttttctttctttaggtgTGAATCCTGCCAAAAGAGCCTCTAACATCCTGGGGCCCGGGGCCACTGAAGCCCAGATGatgctcccttttctcttcctgtgaggGCAAGGGGCATCAAGGCCACAGCAGGAGCCTGGCCTGAGCTTGCAAGCTCCAGAAACGGAAGTGAACTATGGCAGCCGCCAGCATCATTTTACTAAGGCCCTGAgctcccagcagaggcaggtcttGAAAATAGCAGCCCACCCCCACTATACTCACAAGTgaggtggagtgggggagggagggtattGTTAATCTAGAGGAACTTGAGACCAAGCCCCAAAACAGGCAGTATCGGAGAAGAGCCAAAGTGATAGAGGGGAGATGCCTGCAGAGGGGTTAGggcggggtgggagtggggtagaGATGGTAAAGACCAAATGGATAGTCTTCTGCATAGCTATCAAACATGACTCAGGCCAAGGAGCCCTTGCTCGCACTGCCCTCCTGAGCTTGAGGGCTGGGCAAAGagcaacgggggggggggggggggggggacacgacaCGACACACGACCCCTTGGTTCTAACACCTGAGGACACTGCTGCTGGCTGCTCCCAGAAAGTGACAAGAGAATGGGCTTCTGGTtaccaaggccagcctgtgcttgggggggtgggggagctgtaaggggggggggaggtaggagCACAGCGGAGCCGCGGGAGGACGGCTATGGAGCGCATCTGTTTTTCATCCTCTTCCGTGGGCCTGGTATGGGAAAAGGCAGCCCACACAGGG contains:
- the Calm3 gene encoding calmodulin-3, giving the protein MADQLTEEQIAEFKEAFSLFDKDGDGTITTKELGTVMRSLGQNPTEAELQDMINEVDADGNGTIDFPEFLTMMARKMKDTDSEEEIREAFRVFDKDGNGYISAAELRHVMTNLGEKLTDEEVDEMIREADIDGDGQVNYEEFVQMMTAK